One genomic region from candidate division WOR-3 bacterium encodes:
- the cmk gene encoding (d)CMP kinase has product MRKIVIAIDGTAGSGKTTLCLKLAYLLNYVPVLTGKLYRSIGVYIKRNNLKPEEIKNKIKNLKVDYKFEGVPKVFVNGIDLTEELEDPVVERITSEIAEYKEVREHLFHVQRKFIEKKGVVMEGRDIGTVIARDADLKIYIDADVMVRAQRRYRDFLKRGEKIDFERVFLELEKRDKRDKSRENAPLKIPEDAYFIDTTNKKIEDVLILCLKLAYEKIYKSREKFRWKFAYYFAYTFIKWLFGMKIEGRKNLFKEGPCIITPNHTTFWDPPFVAFAAKRESYFLAKIDLFLLNPLFAWLIRTFNAIPIKRGIGAVSAYEKAEELLESGKMVIIFPEGTRSKTGTLLPFKKGAASLSCNLRVPVIPAYIKNVRENPLEWILRKKRLSVKFGVPLLPFGNTKEYIEEFNKKIEEEVKKLSLT; this is encoded by the coding sequence ATGAGGAAGATAGTTATTGCGATAGATGGAACAGCTGGAAGTGGTAAGACAACTCTTTGTTTGAAACTTGCATATCTTTTAAATTATGTTCCAGTTTTAACAGGAAAACTTTATAGGAGTATAGGAGTATATATAAAGAGAAACAATTTAAAGCCAGAAGAGATCAAAAATAAAATAAAAAATTTAAAGGTGGATTATAAATTTGAAGGAGTTCCTAAGGTTTTTGTTAATGGAATTGATTTAACAGAGGAACTTGAAGACCCTGTTGTTGAAAGGATAACTTCAGAGATTGCTGAATATAAAGAGGTGAGAGAACATCTTTTTCATGTTCAGAGAAAGTTTATTGAAAAAAAGGGAGTTGTTATGGAAGGAAGAGATATAGGAACTGTAATAGCAAGGGATGCAGATTTAAAAATTTATATAGATGCCGATGTGATGGTAAGGGCTCAAAGGAGATATAGAGATTTTTTAAAAAGAGGAGAGAAAATAGATTTTGAGAGAGTTTTCTTAGAACTGGAGAAAAGGGATAAAAGAGATAAATCAAGGGAAAATGCTCCTCTTAAAATACCTGAAGATGCCTATTTTATTGATACAACAAATAAAAAAATAGAAGATGTTTTAATTTTATGTTTAAAACTTGCTTATGAAAAGATATATAAATCAAGAGAAAAATTCAGATGGAAATTTGCTTATTATTTTGCCTATACTTTTATAAAATGGCTTTTTGGAATGAAAATAGAAGGAAGAAAAAATTTATTTAAAGAAGGTCCCTGCATTATAACACCCAATCATACAACTTTTTGGGATCCTCCTTTTGTTGCCTTTGCAGCAAAAAGAGAAAGTTATTTTTTGGCAAAGATTGATCTTTTTTTACTAAATCCCCTTTTTGCATGGCTCATAAGAACCTTCAATGCAATTCCAATAAAAAGAGGAATAGGTGCTGTGAGTGCTTATGAAAAAGCAGAAGAATTACTTGAAAGTGGTAAGATGGTTATAATTTTTCCAGAGGGAACAAGGAGTAAAACTGGTACTCTTCTTCCATTTAAAAAGGGTGCAGCTTCACTCTCATGTAATTTAAGAGTTCCTGTTATTCCTGCTTATATAAAAAATGTAAGAGAAAATCCATTAGAATGGATACTGAGAAAAAAAAGACTATCAGTAAAATTCGGAGTCCCCCTTTTACCTTTTGGAAATACAAAAGAATATATTGAAGAATTTAATAAAAAAATAGAAGAAGAAGTTAAAAAACTTTCTTTAACTTGA